The DNA segment GGAACAACGGTGAAGGGTGTTTTCGTAAACTCACGCTCAATAATGATGCaccctttttttttttagcCAAATTACCATACAGTCCTTTACTCAGAGTCGTTATAACTAACACGTGTCACGCGCTGCTGTGCCTTAgatgttttaaatttaagttcATTATTAATGTCTTGTTTAAGtcattttaaattcaaattggtttattatttaaaaaatacacatAGTCGtttttaactaaatttaattgaaatttaGTTTATTATGAAGTTGACAAATCTTGACTGTTAAtaactatttaaatttaaaaaaaaaaatcagagaaATGTGTGGGGTGCATGCAGTGGGAGAAGAGaaaatagtgaaaaaaaaaattacagctaaaattataattcagctgttttaaaataattacgtcagattgtatatattttattagttaagactataaattttttatatttttatccgtggttattataaaaatttaatttgtgcaGTGCAATGCATggattaaatataaaaaacgtTGTGAATAATTAATTAACCGTCAATTTATCTATTAATATAACTTACAACCTTTAAATTATTGTTACTGTTATATTGAAAAGATTATGATTATAGAAAATTTTACATCCTGATAAAATCaagagaaatattttatttaatacatGTCAAAATTCCACTCTTGGATGTATtatgtaaaatgtaaaatttatgataattttttttaataaagcatatcaaaatttattttttatatatcataatttttttacaccAAAAATAACTTTGTTTGAGTCGGataaaattattatgaaaaaattaaaattttgatttgaaaaaaatgattaattttaaatttaaaattcattaattttgtaTTGTAAGAGATGTTCTTACAAGATTTAATATCTCCTATCAggtttattaacttttttttgtcttgttCGACGTTCTTTTATCTTAGTAATGGAGGTGAAATATTTACAAAGACATCTCCGGTTAAGTTATTCAACTTGTCTTCTTGTCATCCGAACTCTTATCATAGAAGTAGGGTTCGTCAactttttttcttgttaattgATTTCTCATTCTCTTATCTTAATAATAGAGGTGAAGTATCAGCAAAGACATCTCGTATTAAGTTCTTCGATTTATCTTCTTGTCATTTGACATCTGCAAAAGATACTTTTGTTTGAATTGTTGATGAaggttaaagttttttttaggatGTGATGAAATGGAAGGAAGGGATGAAGAAAGGTTAATattgagaaagaaaatgagaagTTATGGAAAAAGTTTTAGAGTGGAAGAGTGCTCAATTGGGTTGAAGGGCCCTCTTGAGCTTTTCTTAGTAATTATTAGGGCAATTCATAGATCAGCCACTCACAAATGTCACCCATTTTCTTTGAGTTTTCTCAATGAATGATGGAACTACTTCAACGAAGTTAATATACTCTATTCTTCCACACTTTCACTCatctttttttattctaattatcAATAGTGGCTTCATGTCACATTCATCATTGGCCACAACAAAAGCTACCCACCATGAAAATGATTCTTATGTATATAGGTCCATATAAACTAAACCATGTCAAAATACATGGGTTTGTATCAATAAACTCATTTTAATTAgtgctttattttattattgatgtTTTTAAAGTATgcttttttattgtaatattttatttaatatgtgttataagaataatttttaGTGGAATGTCTATGGTGAGATGAAGATTAATTAAGTTTGTGAAAGGGCCATTGTTCTTTTCAAAGGTAGGAGGAATGAGAAGTCATAAGAAAAAGTGTAGAAAATTTAGGTCAATTGTTACATTTGAAACTAAAAGTTAAAAAGAACGATTTTACTATAGAAAGATTGGAAtaataaatttctaaataaaaataatagagaaCCACTcactaaatatatttatatatggtttttttttaatttataatcttaattttcttgtttaaaatattaatgagaTTTGTAATTTGTTTGAAGTTTGGTTTTAAAACTATAAAGagataaaaagtaatttaatttttaattctattaaattaatttaattatagttttatatttaatatgtaGGATTTAAAAAGAACTAATGTTCAAATTTTGTATTTAGTATACaataattttaactaataattCATTCCATAAATCTTACTATATTTTggaacttatatttttttttatatttctatactttttctttaaaatgAGTTAAAATGAGGTTACgtataatttatgtttttttaatagttttttaagaaaaattccGATCTTAAGTCGGAGAGATAGCATATTTAGGATTAATCACTGTATCTGAGGTATTGTCCGTTTTAGAGGTCTATGTTCAGTCACagttttatccttaaaaaatgTTTCGATGGGTTGGAGGAAAAATGAGTTTATAAACTGTTATTCTTAAGCAATATGATTATATTGACATACTGGAACACAAGACAATTTTGATGGAaaaaaaacgcacgcggaagcaacacacacaatcacgaatcaactgcagaaaaataaacgacacaaaatttaacgtggttcggtcgccaactgcaacctacatcgacatccacacgggcaactattaggttttcattatatcatgttgcacaccaattacaaatacaatgatctctttaaatagagataataaagggacacaatgattaaactcactcactaaaacatgATGTTTACTCagtccaacccaattggtccttacttcatacccaacaaatTTTTCCTTCTAAGAAAGAATATTTACTCTAGCAAAAATTATATCcaatcaaattttttattactgGAATAATGTTGATGAATTAAACGACAATTTGTATTATAAATcaaacaataaaatgaaaagaaagagaaaattataaatttcttaCATATAATCAAAATAACAAAGTTAAAAAGGAAAAGGGAGAATGAATatagagaagaaaaataaaattgagaaaCATGTAAATGTTTTGAATAATAAGATATCTCAAttcaatttttacaaaattagaaaataagtACTAGAAATTTATGCGAATATTTATCCACTAAAATCATAAACCTTTATATTTTTTagctttaaaattatatatatggaACAAGATTTGAGTGAGGAGGGAGAAGATTGTTATGGATAAGTGAAAGTCCCAAAAAGTGAGTCCTCCACCACAAAGAACACAACAACCTAACACAACtcacttcttcttctttcattttcctTGCACTCTCTCACACCACAACAATGACGTCCCTGCACAATTCCTCAACCCTTCACCCAACCCTTCTTCACAACTCTTTTTCTCAGGTAATACAAAAATCACACACCCTCTCATGCTTTATATTCAATATTCTCAAATGTGGGTCTGTTACAGAAGCTTCCCACTTCTCGTTCTCCTCGAAGAGATGCCGTTTCCTTCACTGTCAAAGCTGCCCAAGAGCCCTCTGCTTCTTTAGCTTCACAAGGTTCGTTCTTTTTTCCTTTGGGTCTGCTCAGGTTGAATTCCCAGCTCCCATTATCTTGTGATGATAAGAGTATAATAAGTTATTTGTATTGTTCCTGAGTGAGGTTGCTTAGAAGAATTTGATGGTTATTTGGCATTTTAGGATTTCTTGCTTCTCTTTGATACTTCAAAATCCGAAGGAAGAATAGGTATATTCCAACTGTTCATTGAGCTTGCTTCTGTATATCAATGTAGGTAATTTGCTTCTCATGAAGATGCACAGTGCAATGTTAATCTTGTTGTCTAAATCAGACATTAAGCACTTGATTCTCTTTCCTTAAAAGCTTGTCTAGGATATTAATCATAGCAAAACATGCTTTAGAATGAAGAGTGAAAATACTAAGCAACTATGCAGTTGGGGTTTCATGTGGGGCATAAAAAGTCCTAATACGAATTACATGTTATAATGGGTGAAAACTGAACAGTTTTGATTTTGCAATCCCTTTACCTGTTGTAAACAACTTAGTGAATTATGTGAGGAACAATTCTAGAtcctcctacaacatcctctTACTTTGTATGGTAGTAGgtattgaatttttttgtttccAAGACAATAAGtgcattttttgttttcaatttatgCTTTATTTATAAAGTATTATGAAGATTTGTATGAGGATATAACAACACTATTATCTGAATTGAATTGCTATGATTAACTGGGACTATATCAATTTTGTTTTACCTTGGCAGATAGACAAAGAAGGCGCCAAGTGATTGCCATTGGAACTGCTGCCCCATTAGTTTTTCTGATCAGCCAACACTCAAACTCTTGTAAGATTGCATTTTAAGCAGTTAAGTTTTCCATGTTACTGAATTGAGCCTGATCAGGAAggtacaaatgttgtttatgaCACTTGTGACTTTCCTAAATACTGATGCCTGACACCCTGAGGATATGCCCTTGATATGGTTCAGTTGCTGCAGAAAACAAGAAAGGATTTTTCTCTGTTTTGGACAAGAAAGATGGATATTCATTTGTCTACCCTTTTGGGTGGCAGGTGAGCATTGTTATAACACTGTCTGCACTCTGCATCAGTGTGACTTTATCTCTATACCAAGTTTATTTATtgatacaaagctaaaaaggaaGCTAAGGTTAGCTACTTCATCTCTTTTTTATCATGGGGGAGTGAGCAGGAAGTAGTAATCCAAGGTCAAGATAAGGTGTTCAAAGATGTCATTGAACCACTGGAGAGCGTCAGTGTAAATGTGATACCAACTGGCAAACAGGATATTACAGAATTTGGGTCCCCTCAAGATGTTGCAGAAACTCTAATAAAAAAGGTTTTGGCCCCTTCAAACCAGAAAACAAAGATAATAGAAGCAAAAGAGGTTTGATGTCATACATCTCTTTTCCTTGTTTGTAATAAATGTTTTTATCAGCAGATCATTGGTTTTTATGTTTAATTAGACTCTGCACATTTAATC comes from the Phaseolus vulgaris cultivar G19833 chromosome 8, P. vulgaris v2.0, whole genome shotgun sequence genome and includes:
- the LOC137827237 gene encoding psbP-like protein 1, chloroplastic, producing the protein MTSLHNSSTLHPTLLHNSFSQKLPTSRSPRRDAVSFTVKAAQEPSASLASQDRQRRRQVIAIGTAAPLVFLISQHSNSFAAENKKGFFSVLDKKDGYSFVYPFGWQEVVIQGQDKVFKDVIEPLESVSVNVIPTGKQDITEFGSPQDVAETLIKKVLAPSNQKTKIIEAKEQDVEGKKYYQFEFIAKAPNYTRHALSTVSIGNGKFYTLTTGANERRWEKMKDRLQTVIESFKIFDV